DNA from Victivallaceae bacterium:
CCTCTCTCGTGGTTTTAAGAGGATTAATACGAATAGTCGCCGGAGCCGGCGTATCGCAAACGATACCGAAATTTCTTGTGAAATTTTCTCCGTAATATTGATTTAAAAGTTCCCATAATTCCGATGTCAACCCATATTTCAAATGTATCGGAAGATCAAACTCTTCAAAGGAAAAATCAGGTTGTAATAGAAGATTGATATATTCTTTTAAGGAATTTTTTCCCGTGATATAAGCTAACGTTCCTTTACGACGCAAAATACTGAAAACCAGATTAGCTATGACTTTTCTGTCTTTAGAACCCAAACAATGATTATCCTTAAAATAACGTGCCAATATCCGATCCGGTGCCGTTGGCACGGTTTCGATGAGTTGCAAGACATGCTCTAGATGATTTCTGAGAAAATTCGAAATATTCATAAATAACGGCCGTTTTCAAATAAAAAATCCAATAAATAAGGAATTATCAATAGAAATTATTTCAATGACGATTATCCCTTAAAGCGACTAGTTTATTTAAAATCGATTTTTTGATGTGCGTTATAAATAATATTTCATTCCAAGCATGAAAATTTTTCCGTTTTTTCTCTGTTTTTCTTAATTTTTTTTCATCGATAGCACTTAAAAGAGCTTCTAAAGAAAAAAGAGTAATTCTTTTGTTACGTAATAAGATATCCAATCGCTGTGCCAAAAGATGATAATTCGTATTTTCTAAGTTTGAATCAATGGGGATGGCTCTCCACCAATTCCCTTCCGCAACCAATCGAAAACAAGAATCGCGAATACAAAGCTCTAGAGATCTTAGATAATAATCGGAAGAAAATTCTATGGTCCAACTATCGGACATAACTTTAGAGAGATCCTGGAGAAAGAACATCTATCCCGGGTAAGTTTCCGTGTTCAATAAATTCCAGAGAGGCTCCTCCTCCAGTGGAAACATGAGTAATCCCAGCGGAAACTCCTGCCGATTTAATGACTGCCGCCGCATCACCGCCGCCTACAATCGATACGGCCTCGGAAAGGGCAATGATTCTCGCTAATTGTAATGAACCCGTGTCGAAAGGAGGAACTTCATACATCCCTACGGGCCCATTCCAAAAAACGGTTCCTGAAGAACGTAATATCTTATCGAAAACGGTAACGGTTTGAGAACCTATATCGAACACGGATTCATCTTGAGGAATATTTTCAACCGAAACTTCACGTGCCGTACTTTTCGGATCTCGAGCTATTTTAACATCGACAGGTAATACGATATCAACACCGGTCTCTTTGGCTCGTTGCAAAAGTTCAACGGCTGAAGGAAGACCTTCCGCATCAAACAAAGATTGACCTATATCAAGACCTTGAGCTTTTAAAAAGGTCAGTCCCATGCCTCCACCGAGAAGAATGGAGGAAGCTTTATTTATAAGTGCATTAATGACGCCTATTTTCGAGGTAATTTTAGACCCACCGAGAAGAACCGTAAAAGGTTCCACGATGTCCTTATTGAGAGTATTACCCAAAAAATCAATCTCTTTCTCTACGAGAAAGCCCATACCCGCATGCCCGGGAAAATATTGCGGAACCATATATACCGAAGCATGTTTACGATGACATGTACCGAAAGCATCGTTTACGTATAAGTCACCTAAAGAGGCTAATCCCATAGCAAATTCCGGATGTTCATTCGGGTTTTTTTCTCCTTTATGAAAACGAAGATTTTCAAGTAAAACTATTCGGCATTTCAAGACTTCTTCTATGCATCGCCCTACATCATCGTTAGGAAAATCGGATACGAAACCGACTTTACGACCTAAAAATTCCTCTAAAATTTTTACGATAGGTTTTAAGGAATAAGTCATATCGATACTTTTAGGATCACCCAAATGACTCATTAAAATTACCTTGGCTCCTTCCTTCAAAAGATATTCGATAGTGGGGAGAGACGCCTTAATACGGGTATCGTCAAGAATTCGCCCATCCTTTAAAGGGACATTGAAATCTACTCTTAATAACACTCTACGTCCGTTAAAGGACATATCTCGAATCGATAATCTTTGTTTTACCATACCGCTACCGTTGATGGGATTCTAACTCTTTTAGACATACCCGAACAATAACCTTAAAATAAAGAAAAACAATATCGATAATCCTGCTCCGGCGGGCACCGTAATAAACCAAGAAAATACGATATCTCGAATCACGTTCAAATTGATGGCTTTAATACCCCTGGCAAATCCGACTCCTAAAATGGCTCCGACTACCACGTGAGTCGTCGATATTGGGAACCCTAATTTGGAAGCCAAAACAACGGTTACCGACGAACCGAATCCTGCCGAGAATCCTCTGGAAGGCGTTAATTCGGTGATTTTACATCCTACCGTTTCTATCACTCTCCAGCCCCAAGTGGCTAATCCAAGCACGATACCGATACCACCCATAATCAATAGCCATACGTTCCCATCATGCAACATAAATTTCGGATAAACAATCTTCAATACCGCAGCTACGGGAGCTATGGCGTTAGCCACGTCATTCGAACCATGAGCAAAAGCCATAAAGCAGGCAACAACCATTTGAAAATAAGAAAAAATAACTTCTACAACCAAATAGTTTTTTCCGTAATGAGCCGTTTTCTGAATACGACGAATTAACTTTTGATCATTGAGAATTTGATCGTAATCACGGTTTTTTTTAAGAATAAGAAAAGTAAATCCAAATGCTGCCAATCCCCCGGCTGCTATTATTAAATATCTATAAACAATATTTATGCGTTCGGCGAGCAAGCCTCCGTTCAAAATAATTCCCGTTAAAACGGAAATAACGGCAAAAGCCAGATAAGGAGCCACTTGAATAATGGCTTGAACAGGATTTGCATGATACAGAATGCGACGTCTGATTAAGGAAAAAATAACGAAAGAAACGACTCCCCCAAAGAGAGGCGATAATATCCAACTTAAAATGATTGAAAAAACATGTCCCCAATAGATAGCACCGGAATTTCCGACAACCAATCCAAAACCTATAACGGCTCCGATAATTGAATGAGTAGTCGAAACGGGCCATCCGAAAAAAGAAGCCGTTTGCAACCATACTCCGGTTGCCAACAAAGCTGCCGTCATTCCGTAAACATAATCCAATGTACCTCCCGGGAAACCGGAAAAGTTTACGATTCTCGATTCAATAGTTCCGGAAACTTCACCTCCGAAAACAAAAGCCCCTAAAAATTCAAAAACGGCAGCAATAATAACGGCCTGTTTCAAAGACAAAGCTCCGGAACCTACGCTGGTCCCGACAGCATTAGCGACATCGTTAGCTCCGATGTTCCATGCGGCATATAAACCGCAAAGAATCACTAAGATTACTAAAGATAACATAAAGGTATCTATCTTTCCTCTAAAGTCATGTTTACGCGATTAGCTAATTTTTCCGCATTATCCGATATGGCGGCAATAGCTTGCGTTACTTTCAACCACAAGAAAAGATCTCTCTGATTAATATCGGATTGATCACTTAAGAACGTTTTGAGAAGCACTCTTTGCAATAAATCGGCTTCATGCTCTTTTTTAGCGACTTCAAAAACTTTTTCTCGTGTTTTACTCGCTTCGAATCCACCAAAAGAACTTTCCAGTAATTCATTAAGTTCTTTCATGGTAGCAATGACAGAGTCAAAAGCTTCCAAATTTTTATTTAAGAATAGAAAAAAATCCGATTCAAACGTCGGAAGCAGTTTTAATTGACGAAACGTCAATAGGATTGCAGCATCTTCGGCTCTATCTGCCAAACTATCCTGTAAGGAAAGAATCTCAAGAATAGCTGTCCGAGAAATAGGCAAAAACAATCCGCCGGACAGATGATTTCTTATATCATTTTTCAAGCAATCGGCTTCATGCTCTTTTTCCGATATGTCTTTTGAAGTTCTTTCGATTCCTATATAATCTTCGGACTTCAAGCAACTAAAAATTTTAGGCAACATACCGACACATTCCGAAACGGTGCGCATATGAGCTTCCAGGGGAGCGAAAGGAGAACGCCCGAACAAACGAGCAAGAGTTTGCATAAGAATGCCTTTTTTCCCCATAATATCCTTGAAAAAAGATTTTGTAAATCTCTATGGAAGATCTCCCTATTTTAGAAGTTAAAAACCTCAGCATTCGAATTACCAAGAAAGGTAAGACTCACGAGCTTATCGATAACCTTTCCTTTACTCTCAAAAAAGGACGGACTTTAGCGATTATAGGTGAATCCGGATCAGGAAAATCCGTAGCAGCTCAAGCCATTCTAGGCTTATTGCCGTATCCGCCTTTTCATAAACCTCAAGGCGAAATTCTTTACGGAGATCAAAACCTATTAACCATTCTTCCTCAGGCCTTGGAAAAGATTCGCGGTTCTCGGATTACTATGATCTTTCAAAACCCGCTGACCTGTTTAAATCCCGTATATACTATCGGGCAACAAATGAAAGAAGTCGTCGATCAGCATCTCGGTCTCCATATCGATCAAACAAACATCCTTTTATATGAAGCCCTTGAAAACACGGGGATTACGAATCCCGCTCTTTGCCTGAAACAATACCCTCATCAATTGTCCGGAGGTATGCTGCAAAGAGTGTGTATAGCCATGGCATTAATTTGTCGTCCCGATATTTTAATTGCCGACGAGCCCACGACAGCCTTAGATGCTTCCGTCCAATATCAAATTTTAAAATTATTGAAAGAAATTCAAATAAAAACCGGTATGGCTATTCTTATTATTACCCATAATATGGGGGTCGTTGCCGAGATTGCCGACGACGTTCTGGTGTTATATGCAGGACAACATATTGAAGAAGCTTCAACGTTCGTACTTTTCGATCACATTTCCCATCCGTACACGCAAGCCTTATTTGCGGCGCAACCGGGAATTGGCCCCGGAGAACTGCCTCTTATTCAAGGGCAAATTCCTCATTATACGAATTTTCCTACGGGATGCCGTTTCCATCCGAGATGCGCGCACGTAACGGAACAATGTCGTAAGCGGACGCCGAAAACGATGGATATCGGTGATAAACACAGAGTAAAATGTTGGTTATATGACAAATAAGGGTACATCTAATTTTTTATCGGTAAATGCATTATCGAAATATTATTACAAACGTAAGCACATATTTTCCCGAGAAAAACTGGTTACTGCGGCAGTAAACAACGTTTCTTTTACAATGGATTCGGGAATGATTCTCGGGTTAGTAGGAGAATCGGGTTCCGGAAAGACGACTTTGGCTATGATGCTTATGGGATTGATTAAACCTTCATCCGGTCAAATTCTCTTTGAAAATACGGTAATCGGAACTCCGCAAACTCAACACGTCTATAAGCAAGATTTACGCATGATTTTTCAAGATCCGTATTCTTCCTTAAATCCTCGGAAAACAATTCTCGATAATATAAGTCACCATCTTCTTTATCATCGATTCATTACAACACGCGAAGAACAAATGGCTATCGCAGAAAAAGTGATGGAGAAGGTCGGTCTCTCTCAAGACATACTTTCCCAGTATCCTCATCAATTATCCGGAGGCATGCTGCAAAGAGTTTCCATCGGCAGAGCCATCATAGGAAATGCCAAATTGATCGTTTGCGACGAAATCGTTTCGGCATTGGACTTATCTCTTCAAGCTCAAATCCTGAATATGCTGAAGCACTTACAACACGAACTCAACCTCGGATACCTATTCATATCTCACGATCTGTCCGTCGTCAGTCATTTCTGTTCACATGTACTCATTATGTATAAAGGGCAAATTGTAGAATCCGGAGCTACGCAAGTAGTTTTTGACAATCCAAAGAATGAATATACGAAAATGCTATTGAAAGCGCAGCCCGCCACTCACCCTAAAAATTCTCTGATCAGAAAAACGTATTCATGCGTCGGATAATTTCTTAAGTTTCAAAGGATTTTTGATTTTCAGCCTTAAAGAACCTTTCCAAGGAATCCAAAACCTCTTCCTCTTTATAGCTTAGCACGAAACATCCCCCCGTTTTAAGAGGTTTGAACTTTACTTCCATGCCGAATCGGGTTTTAAAAAACCTAATTAGGTTTTCACTTGTAAGATTTTGTTTAGATTTCGTGCCGGGACCGAAGGAAAGGCTTGTCCTATCTCGAGACTCAATCAATCGTTCCAAATCACGAACCGGCAATTTTCGTTTGATGGCAAGATGAGCCCATTCGTTCCTATCTTTTTCGGAATTCAGCGTTAATAAAACCTTAGCATGTCCCATAGTCAATTCTCCGGATATCAATAAATTTCGGATTTCTTTACCGAAAGTCAATAATCTTAGATAATTGGCTACCGTAGAACGCTTTTTACCGACTCGTAAGGCCAAATTGTCTTGAGTCAATTGAAAAGCATCCATGAATCTTCTGAAAGCTTCGGCCATTTCGATAGGATTTAAATCAACCCGTTGTAAATTTTCGGCTAAAGCCGCTTCGGCGGCACAACTATCTTCGGAAGATCTCACTAAGACTTCTATTTTTTCTCTTCCGAGCAATTTCAATGCTCTCCATCGCCTTTCGCCGGCAATCAATTCGTAATATAAAAACGTACCGTTATTTGAAACTTCCCTAACGACCGGAGGTTGTAACAAGCCTATCGATTCTATCGAATTTGCTAATCCTCTAAGTTCCTCTTCAGAAAAATGACGTCTCGGTTGAAAAGGACTTATTCTGATTGAATCCGAAGGTACTTCCAAAAGAGTGTCTTGCATATTTAATCTCCCGATTATTTATATAAGCTAGTGAACTACCAACCGTCTAAAGCCGGTTGGCTTTCTGCTCAATATTCCTACCTGGAACAAGTTTACACAGGCTATCCTCGTAGTCCCTACGATTCTGTATGGGCCGCTTTTAGCCCATCGTCTAAAGCCAATGGGATCTACGCTCAGTCTTAAACATAAAATCGACGCTACGAAATCATTACAAATATTTTAAATATTTACTAAAAAAAAATCGTAAATTAGAATTCTATGGAATATCTTTATTCCCATTATCTATGAAATTTTTTTCCAAAAACTCTTCGATTTCCGTCGGATTAAAGTGGTGTGTCTTAGGTCTGTGTATCGTTGTTTGTGTTGGCGTGATCTTAGGAAAACAAATGCAATCCCGAAAACGGTTTCATGATCAAATATTGCGGGATCATCTATTCGCAACGAAATCATTGGACTTTATGTCGGTCGGCGATTTCCTATCCCAACAGGAACTTAATCATAAGATAGAAAAAGCTATTATTCGACTTCCCAAAGAAAAAAATTGTTACTTGCCTTTTCTTGCTTCGCTCTTTTTTCTGAATGGAGATACCGAAAAGGGATTGTCTTATTCAAGGGAAGCCTATCAAACGGCCTGTCGGATGTTCGGTTCTTCTAAAATCAGCGAACATTTAATAGCCATTACGGAGGCCATTCAGACGGATGACCTGATAACGGCTTTCGAAATCAATCACGATCTTTTTACTCTTTTGGAAACAAATTACTCCGTAACGGATTATCCTTTGCTGAAGACATTAACGTTAATGAAAGCCGTATGGTTAAGCAATCGCCTCAACGCTATTGAATTCCGTGAGTA
Protein-coding regions in this window:
- a CDS encoding phosphoglycerate kinase, whose translation is MVKQRLSIRDMSFNGRRVLLRVDFNVPLKDGRILDDTRIKASLPTIEYLLKEGAKVILMSHLGDPKSIDMTYSLKPIVKILEEFLGRKVGFVSDFPNDDVGRCIEEVLKCRIVLLENLRFHKGEKNPNEHPEFAMGLASLGDLYVNDAFGTCHRKHASVYMVPQYFPGHAGMGFLVEKEIDFLGNTLNKDIVEPFTVLLGGSKITSKIGVINALINKASSILLGGGMGLTFLKAQGLDIGQSLFDAEGLPSAVELLQRAKETGVDIVLPVDVKIARDPKSTAREVSVENIPQDESVFDIGSQTVTVFDKILRSSGTVFWNGPVGMYEVPPFDTGSLQLARIIALSEAVSIVGGGDAAAVIKSAGVSAGITHVSTGGGASLEFIEHGNLPGIDVLSPGSL
- a CDS encoding inorganic phosphate transporter, producing MLSLVILVILCGLYAAWNIGANDVANAVGTSVGSGALSLKQAVIIAAVFEFLGAFVFGGEVSGTIESRIVNFSGFPGGTLDYVYGMTAALLATGVWLQTASFFGWPVSTTHSIIGAVIGFGLVVGNSGAIYWGHVFSIILSWILSPLFGGVVSFVIFSLIRRRILYHANPVQAIIQVAPYLAFAVISVLTGIILNGGLLAERINIVYRYLIIAAGGLAAFGFTFLILKKNRDYDQILNDQKLIRRIQKTAHYGKNYLVVEVIFSYFQMVVACFMAFAHGSNDVANAIAPVAAVLKIVYPKFMLHDGNVWLLIMGGIGIVLGLATWGWRVIETVGCKITELTPSRGFSAGFGSSVTVVLASKLGFPISTTHVVVGAILGVGFARGIKAINLNVIRDIVFSWFITVPAGAGLSILFFFILRLLFGYV
- a CDS encoding TIGR00153 family protein, with the translated sequence MGKKGILMQTLARLFGRSPFAPLEAHMRTVSECVGMLPKIFSCLKSEDYIGIERTSKDISEKEHEADCLKNDIRNHLSGGLFLPISRTAILEILSLQDSLADRAEDAAILLTFRQLKLLPTFESDFFLFLNKNLEAFDSVIATMKELNELLESSFGGFEASKTREKVFEVAKKEHEADLLQRVLLKTFLSDQSDINQRDLFLWLKVTQAIAAISDNAEKLANRVNMTLEER
- a CDS encoding ABC transporter ATP-binding protein; the encoded protein is MEDLPILEVKNLSIRITKKGKTHELIDNLSFTLKKGRTLAIIGESGSGKSVAAQAILGLLPYPPFHKPQGEILYGDQNLLTILPQALEKIRGSRITMIFQNPLTCLNPVYTIGQQMKEVVDQHLGLHIDQTNILLYEALENTGITNPALCLKQYPHQLSGGMLQRVCIAMALICRPDILIADEPTTALDASVQYQILKLLKEIQIKTGMAILIITHNMGVVAEIADDVLVLYAGQHIEEASTFVLFDHISHPYTQALFAAQPGIGPGELPLIQGQIPHYTNFPTGCRFHPRCAHVTEQCRKRTPKTMDIGDKHRVKCWLYDK
- a CDS encoding ATP-binding cassette domain-containing protein; amino-acid sequence: MTNKGTSNFLSVNALSKYYYKRKHIFSREKLVTAAVNNVSFTMDSGMILGLVGESGSGKTTLAMMLMGLIKPSSGQILFENTVIGTPQTQHVYKQDLRMIFQDPYSSLNPRKTILDNISHHLLYHRFITTREEQMAIAEKVMEKVGLSQDILSQYPHQLSGGMLQRVSIGRAIIGNAKLIVCDEIVSALDLSLQAQILNMLKHLQHELNLGYLFISHDLSVVSHFCSHVLIMYKGQIVESGATQVVFDNPKNEYTKMLLKAQPATHPKNSLIRKTYSCVG
- a CDS encoding ParB/RepB/Spo0J family partition protein, whose product is MQDTLLEVPSDSIRISPFQPRRHFSEEELRGLANSIESIGLLQPPVVREVSNNGTFLYYELIAGERRWRALKLLGREKIEVLVRSSEDSCAAEAALAENLQRVDLNPIEMAEAFRRFMDAFQLTQDNLALRVGKKRSTVANYLRLLTFGKEIRNLLISGELTMGHAKVLLTLNSEKDRNEWAHLAIKRKLPVRDLERLIESRDRTSLSFGPGTKSKQNLTSENLIRFFKTRFGMEVKFKPLKTGGCFVLSYKEEEVLDSLERFFKAENQKSFET